The Prevotella fusca JCM 17724 genome includes a window with the following:
- a CDS encoding choice-of-anchor J domain-containing protein, translating into MSKKITRLIAVFAMAMAILPASAQVMPVNKTPLSPSRKLSGQKAVQQKVDPLKVFPTLLAKTLPRGVKSPFSSPTVTIQPPAPKNMLMVNPDLTMWGNLLTNDLLGIYSFHPTSTINFELLSDYYKGYFNAGSGLVDGVLHGMFLDTSYASFGIIKLYHYAFDTETWKVAIEPEELNDFSLIATETATDPATGEIFGEFFKSDLSGHEWGVIDYATLKRTSIAPATHKYVALGIANDGFAYGVSSDGDLYQIDRTTGTETLKGSTGVQVSDANGKYYTQSGEFDPRTNEFYWASTDKDGKFQLYTIDLTNGHATPVGSYSETASVMALTFPKAPTAAGAPAAATGIAANFVKAANSGTVTFMAPDKKYDGSNLTGNLAYTVFANDAEVAKGSVEAGKQATANVTVNEGVVNFIIVLSNDAGKSPRAKLTTYVGYDVPDVVDNLLLDIDESGNAVVTWTEPTEGIHKGYLGSLTYDVFRNVNGESEKVAEGISATMFSEEISKGKLSSYSYSVQAVNTTKKSALATTEGRVFGYALEVPFFDDLATAASARLYTVLDENNDRSTWEWTGAKGGVYQYHFNKENSGDDWLMSPPIHMKEGKTYNVSFTAAAGLKDYAERLEVKWGAGNSVENMEGVLLPATELTGINNKTFTGTIKPAADGDYCLGFHAISAPDKYTIVLDSISVECAADAKAPAAVDNLAATADATAALKATLKFNAPAKAVDGSALTDITEIKVSCGDRMVKTISNPAPGSMQTVVDEAAVNGENIYTVIAYNAHDFGLKATAKVYVGQDTPLLGKVKATDLTTAVNLKWEVPTGVHDGVILPAEVSYKIHNISDEGKLSDQIAKIKGTTEYTVTGLNTNEGEQKYQRWAVNAENVAGPGNWVAGAVVVGAPYTLPFHNSFKGGTIEDQFVGLESSGRNTTWAVTNDVSSDNDNGAIIFRPSEPGVSTILTGKISLRGAMSPKLVFDYRGDGTPKEKVEMLFQKKDGSKTEPIWVNTQASTNGVWTTYTVNIPEELTEEDYVLLRVVGTADAVSDDPVYVDNINIADPFQKDAAVELTAPESVRKGQTAKFNVKVTNLGLDKIENVKVALTVNGKVVKEETVSKSLSLLQYEEVFISYKTTSLEASEKLNVKATVTVDGDLDLENNESDATVKLETPDVPAPQNLRAVGGNASTVKLAWDAPASEAADRTDDFERYEAWGTDFGDWTTVDNDHGYAGGLIEGARYQHQGEQFAFINWQPADIFESSKEFNAHSGGKAAVAIYQVDESANDYVDADNWLISPQLSGKAQTVRFWVNNLKAQDASYGTENFDVLVSETDNDTAHFVKKGDTYVQASGEWTEISVDVPEGTKFFAIHHITGKNNVFVFMVDDATFETGSGPISYNIYRDGVCIGSSYKVTSDEMQYDNAAHKYSVTAVYADGAESQPVEIDITTAIQKVNANGEVVYDVYTIDGKQLLKGARSLGTLAKGIYIVNGRKTVIR; encoded by the coding sequence ATGAGTAAAAAAATTACCAGACTGATTGCAGTATTTGCCATGGCAATGGCGATATTGCCTGCATCCGCACAAGTGATGCCAGTAAACAAGACGCCACTAAGTCCTTCCAGAAAGCTGTCCGGACAGAAAGCGGTACAGCAAAAGGTTGACCCGCTGAAGGTTTTTCCCACATTGCTGGCGAAGACACTGCCGAGAGGTGTCAAGTCGCCCTTCAGTAGTCCGACAGTTACTATCCAGCCCCCGGCACCGAAGAACATGCTGATGGTCAATCCCGACCTGACCATGTGGGGTAATCTTCTCACCAATGACCTCTTGGGAATTTATTCGTTCCATCCTACGTCCACCATTAACTTTGAACTTCTTTCCGACTACTACAAAGGCTATTTCAATGCCGGAAGTGGACTGGTTGATGGTGTGCTGCACGGCATGTTCCTTGATACCAGCTATGCCAGCTTCGGTATCATCAAGCTGTATCACTACGCCTTCGACACGGAGACATGGAAGGTGGCGATAGAGCCCGAGGAGCTGAACGACTTTAGTCTGATTGCCACCGAGACTGCCACCGACCCTGCTACGGGTGAAATCTTCGGTGAGTTCTTCAAGTCTGATCTCAGCGGACATGAGTGGGGTGTCATTGATTATGCCACTCTCAAGCGCACCTCCATTGCCCCTGCCACTCATAAGTATGTGGCGTTGGGAATTGCCAATGACGGCTTTGCCTATGGCGTTTCCAGCGATGGCGACCTCTACCAGATTGACCGTACAACGGGTACTGAGACGCTGAAAGGCTCAACAGGCGTGCAGGTGTCTGATGCCAACGGGAAATACTACACCCAGAGTGGAGAGTTTGATCCACGAACCAATGAGTTCTACTGGGCTTCAACTGACAAAGACGGTAAGTTCCAGCTTTATACCATTGACCTGACCAACGGTCATGCAACGCCCGTAGGCAGTTATTCGGAGACGGCATCAGTCATGGCACTTACCTTCCCGAAGGCACCGACCGCCGCCGGCGCACCAGCTGCCGCAACAGGCATCGCAGCCAACTTTGTTAAGGCAGCCAACAGCGGTACGGTAACTTTTATGGCTCCTGACAAGAAGTATGACGGGAGTAATCTGACTGGAAATCTGGCATACACCGTGTTTGCCAATGATGCAGAGGTAGCCAAGGGCAGTGTTGAGGCTGGCAAGCAGGCGACTGCCAACGTGACTGTAAACGAGGGTGTTGTCAACTTCATCATCGTCCTCAGCAATGATGCCGGTAAGAGTCCGAGAGCCAAGCTGACAACCTATGTCGGCTATGATGTGCCGGATGTTGTTGACAATCTGTTGCTGGATATTGACGAATCGGGTAATGCCGTCGTGACATGGACTGAACCGACGGAAGGTATCCACAAGGGTTATCTTGGCAGTCTCACCTATGATGTCTTCCGCAACGTAAACGGAGAAAGCGAGAAGGTGGCTGAGGGTATTTCCGCAACCATGTTCAGTGAGGAAATCTCCAAGGGGAAGCTGTCATCTTACTCCTACTCGGTACAGGCTGTCAATACGACAAAGAAGAGTGCACTGGCAACGACCGAGGGAAGGGTTTTCGGCTATGCGCTTGAAGTACCTTTCTTCGATGACCTTGCGACTGCTGCAAGTGCCAGACTCTATACGGTTCTCGATGAGAACAATGACCGGAGTACATGGGAATGGACCGGTGCCAAGGGTGGTGTCTACCAGTATCATTTCAATAAGGAAAACAGCGGTGATGACTGGTTGATGTCACCTCCAATCCACATGAAGGAAGGCAAGACCTATAACGTTTCATTCACGGCTGCGGCAGGACTGAAGGATTATGCTGAACGCCTGGAAGTGAAGTGGGGCGCAGGAAATTCCGTTGAGAACATGGAAGGAGTGCTGCTTCCTGCAACTGAGCTGACAGGTATCAACAACAAGACGTTCACGGGAACGATTAAGCCGGCTGCTGACGGTGATTACTGTCTGGGCTTCCATGCTATCTCCGCTCCTGACAAATATACGATTGTTCTTGATTCCATCTCTGTGGAATGTGCTGCCGACGCGAAAGCACCTGCCGCTGTTGACAATCTGGCTGCTACTGCCGATGCAACGGCTGCACTGAAGGCTACACTGAAGTTCAATGCTCCTGCCAAGGCGGTTGACGGTTCAGCACTTACGGACATCACGGAGATTAAGGTGAGCTGTGGCGACCGTATGGTGAAGACCATCTCTAACCCGGCTCCGGGCAGTATGCAGACAGTTGTTGATGAGGCTGCCGTAAACGGTGAGAATATCTATACCGTCATTGCATACAATGCTCATGACTTCGGTTTGAAAGCTACTGCCAAAGTCTATGTGGGGCAGGATACCCCGCTGTTGGGAAAGGTCAAGGCTACTGACCTGACTACGGCAGTCAATCTCAAGTGGGAAGTTCCGACAGGAGTCCACGATGGTGTCATACTGCCGGCAGAGGTATCATACAAGATTCATAATATCAGTGACGAAGGCAAACTCAGTGATCAGATTGCCAAAATCAAGGGTACGACGGAATATACCGTTACCGGATTGAACACCAACGAAGGTGAACAGAAGTACCAGCGATGGGCTGTCAATGCTGAGAATGTCGCCGGACCAGGTAACTGGGTAGCAGGAGCGGTTGTCGTAGGTGCTCCTTACACACTCCCGTTCCACAACAGTTTCAAGGGTGGTACCATCGAGGATCAGTTTGTAGGGCTCGAGTCGTCAGGAAGAAATACGACATGGGCTGTCACGAATGATGTATCTTCTGATAACGACAACGGCGCCATCATCTTCCGCCCGTCAGAGCCGGGTGTGTCGACTATCCTCACAGGTAAGATAAGCCTTCGTGGTGCAATGAGCCCGAAACTTGTCTTCGACTATCGAGGTGACGGTACACCGAAGGAAAAGGTTGAAATGCTCTTCCAGAAGAAGGATGGCAGTAAGACCGAACCTATATGGGTAAACACACAGGCTTCTACGAATGGCGTATGGACGACCTATACCGTGAATATTCCAGAGGAGCTGACAGAGGAAGACTATGTCCTGCTGCGTGTTGTCGGCACGGCGGATGCTGTTTCCGATGACCCTGTATATGTTGACAATATCAACATTGCTGACCCGTTCCAGAAGGATGCAGCCGTAGAACTGACTGCACCTGAAAGTGTAAGGAAGGGACAGACTGCCAAGTTCAATGTGAAGGTGACCAATCTCGGTCTTGACAAGATCGAGAATGTAAAGGTTGCCCTTACGGTCAATGGTAAGGTTGTCAAGGAAGAAACCGTCAGCAAGAGCCTTTCACTGCTTCAGTATGAAGAAGTCTTCATCAGCTATAAGACCACAAGTCTCGAGGCTTCCGAGAAGCTCAACGTCAAGGCAACGGTTACTGTAGACGGCGACCTCGACCTTGAGAACAACGAATCGGATGCTACCGTCAAGTTAGAGACACCTGATGTTCCTGCACCACAGAATCTCCGTGCGGTAGGTGGGAATGCTTCAACCGTGAAGCTGGCATGGGATGCACCGGCATCGGAAGCTGCTGACAGGACGGATGACTTCGAGCGTTATGAGGCTTGGGGGACTGACTTCGGCGACTGGACGACCGTCGACAATGACCATGGATATGCAGGTGGACTCATCGAGGGGGCACGCTATCAGCACCAGGGTGAGCAGTTTGCTTTCATCAACTGGCAGCCGGCTGACATCTTCGAGTCAAGTAAGGAGTTCAATGCACACTCCGGTGGGAAGGCCGCAGTTGCTATTTATCAGGTAGACGAGTCGGCTAACGACTATGTCGATGCTGACAACTGGCTCATCAGTCCACAGCTTTCAGGCAAGGCACAGACCGTACGCTTCTGGGTCAACAACCTCAAGGCACAGGATGCAAGCTATGGTACGGAGAACTTCGACGTGCTCGTTTCAGAGACAGACAATGATACGGCACACTTCGTCAAGAAGGGTGATACGTATGTACAGGCTTCTGGCGAGTGGACGGAAATCAGCGTTGATGTTCCTGAAGGCACCAAGTTCTTTGCCATCCATCACATTACCGGTAAGAACAACGTGTTTGTATTCATGGTTGATGACGCTACTTTCGAGACGGGTTCTGGTCCGATTTCATACAACATCTACCGTGATGGCGTGTGCATCGGCAGTTCCTACAAGGTAACCAGTGATGAGATGCAGTATGACAATGCGGCGCATAAGTACAGCGTTACAGCAGTCTATGCGGATGGAGCAGAGTCGCAGCCAGTGGAGATTGATATTACGACAGCCATCCAGAAAGTCAATGCCAACGGTGAAGTAGTCTACGATGTCTATACCATCGACGGCAAACAGCTTCTGAAGGGAGCCCGGAGTCTGGGCACCTTGGCAAAGGGTATCTATATCGTCAATGGCAGAAAGACAGTCATCAGATAA
- a CDS encoding DUF4302 domain-containing protein has translation MKKIFCLLFALPAFLLVASCTPEVDDAFDKPSAERIAEAIKNTKEVLVAAPNGWRMDYQGSGGFGGYNILCKFGADNSVSCEEETQNVKSTSHYTVLQGQGVLLSFDSFNAALHKYSDPVGNLNGKAVGKNGKGFLGDFEFRVMSCTKDSVVLEGRKHGDRVVMTPMPENLTWDSYFSQLSSVIQAMYAEHYNVIIGNDTFPARMNQHTLHVTDAAGKDVAIPFIYTTKGLRAMQDKSLNGKKLTTFVYSSDDKWLDENDKTIQLQPRPTTPLEAFFANDWTINVGYSSTAEMNIWKTAADYALSQNMKIFTVYFSTQPGFLSLAEYVGNAWGDIRTLYSVSGTDQLTISGFKINKKGTTGEKNGAVFYNKYKMDEIAKTFLVNGAPTTYTLTTNNPKNPTMLRMTCNSDDNISFVFDRGVWRVDF, from the coding sequence ATGAAAAAGATATTTTGTTTACTGTTTGCTTTGCCGGCATTCTTACTCGTGGCTTCATGTACGCCAGAGGTGGATGACGCTTTCGACAAGCCGTCTGCTGAACGCATTGCTGAGGCTATCAAGAATACAAAGGAGGTCCTGGTGGCTGCCCCGAACGGCTGGCGGATGGATTATCAGGGCTCTGGCGGCTTCGGTGGTTACAACATCCTCTGCAAGTTCGGAGCTGATAACAGTGTGAGCTGTGAGGAGGAAACGCAGAACGTCAAGAGCACATCGCACTATACGGTGCTGCAGGGACAGGGCGTACTCCTTTCCTTTGACTCCTTCAATGCTGCCCTGCACAAGTATTCCGACCCTGTGGGCAACCTCAACGGAAAGGCTGTCGGGAAGAACGGAAAAGGCTTCCTTGGCGACTTCGAGTTCCGGGTCATGTCATGTACCAAGGACAGTGTCGTACTGGAGGGGCGCAAGCACGGCGACCGTGTCGTCATGACGCCGATGCCGGAGAACCTCACATGGGACAGCTACTTCAGCCAGCTGTCAAGCGTCATTCAGGCAATGTATGCCGAACATTATAATGTTATCATCGGCAATGATACCTTCCCGGCAAGGATGAACCAGCACACCCTGCATGTAACGGATGCTGCAGGAAAGGATGTTGCTATCCCCTTCATCTATACGACGAAGGGACTCAGGGCGATGCAGGATAAGTCGCTGAACGGCAAGAAGCTGACTACCTTCGTGTATTCTTCTGACGATAAGTGGCTCGATGAGAACGACAAGACCATCCAGCTCCAGCCTCGTCCTACAACACCGCTTGAGGCATTCTTTGCCAATGACTGGACCATCAACGTGGGCTATAGCAGTACTGCGGAGATGAACATCTGGAAAACGGCAGCTGACTATGCCTTAAGTCAGAACATGAAGATATTTACCGTCTACTTCAGCACGCAGCCGGGCTTCCTTAGCTTGGCAGAGTATGTGGGGAATGCCTGGGGCGACATCAGGACGCTCTATAGTGTCAGTGGTACTGACCAGCTCACTATCAGCGGCTTCAAAATCAATAAAAAGGGAACTACTGGCGAGAAGAACGGTGCCGTCTTCTACAATAAGTACAAGATGGATGAGATAGCTAAGACCTTTCTGGTCAACGGTGCTCCTACGACCTATACTCTCACAACCAATAATCCTAAGAACCCTACGATGCTGCGCATGACCTGCAACAGCGACGATAACATCTCTTTCGTCTTTGACAGAGGTGTCTGGCGTGTGGACTTCTGA
- a CDS encoding zinc-binding metallopeptidase: protein MKTIKFLLIAVVVALAAACSNDDVDTANSIFPKQGTTAGQTDFDKWLRKNYTDPYNIRFNYLYIDQNSDMSYNVSPADIKKSIALAKIIKHVWLDAYTELMGADFLKQHCFREFQLIGSAEYTSNGSIVLGFAEGGIRVNLFQVNALDPANIYIEQSTPYSTSSAFDLNRAYFHTMHHEFAHILTQLKDYSTDFRTISKVYHSADWVNVTDKKSGAEGFVTGYASSEYNEDFAEVFSCYVTDTDAMWQMRLEQAVTAANGDESGKKAILAKLSIIRTYLKDSWGVDIDKLRTIVLRRANEVSTLNLETLN, encoded by the coding sequence ATGAAAACAATAAAATTCTTGCTCATCGCAGTGGTTGTTGCTTTGGCTGCTGCATGTTCAAACGACGATGTCGATACTGCCAACTCCATCTTCCCGAAGCAGGGTACGACGGCTGGGCAGACTGATTTCGACAAGTGGCTGCGGAAGAACTATACTGACCCTTATAACATCCGCTTCAACTATCTCTATATTGACCAGAACAGTGACATGTCTTATAATGTCAGTCCGGCTGACATCAAGAAGTCCATTGCACTGGCAAAGATCATCAAACACGTGTGGCTTGATGCTTATACGGAGCTGATGGGTGCCGACTTCCTCAAGCAGCACTGCTTCCGTGAGTTCCAGCTCATCGGTTCGGCGGAGTATACCAGCAACGGGTCTATCGTCCTTGGATTTGCCGAGGGCGGTATCCGTGTAAACCTCTTCCAGGTGAATGCCCTTGACCCTGCCAACATCTATATCGAGCAGTCGACACCGTACAGTACGTCCAGTGCGTTCGACCTGAACCGTGCCTACTTCCATACGATGCACCATGAGTTTGCGCATATCCTTACGCAGCTGAAAGACTATTCAACTGATTTCCGCACCATCTCAAAGGTGTATCACTCTGCCGACTGGGTGAACGTGACGGACAAGAAGTCAGGAGCTGAAGGATTCGTGACGGGTTATGCCAGCAGTGAGTACAATGAGGACTTTGCCGAGGTGTTCTCCTGCTATGTGACCGATACGGATGCCATGTGGCAGATGCGGCTTGAGCAGGCTGTTACGGCTGCCAATGGCGACGAGAGCGGCAAGAAAGCCATCCTTGCCAAGCTGAGCATCATCCGCACTTACCTCAAGGATTCATGGGGTGTCGACATCGACAAGCTGCGTACCATCGTGCTGCGCCGTGCGAATGAAGTGAGTACACTGAATCTCGAAACTTTAAATTAA
- a CDS encoding RagB/SusD family nutrient uptake outer membrane protein yields MKKISVLLFGLGLLSLSSCNEFLDKLPDDRAEVNTFEKVTQLVSSAYATASPGFLMEWSSDNVTDNGKTFYYQPSQDQVYRWQDVNTNGNDDPRQVWGYAYYAVGNANQALADLSKVTDGNVAAVRAEALLCRAWALFCLSNAFCMAYDESKADKFLGLPYPKEANQTVDRRGTLRELYENINADIEAALPYVSEEYMAVPKYHFNPRAAYAFAARFNLYYQKWEKAAEYASKALGTQPESLMRNVARYRTLSGGRKEIHDNYISSSENANFMLQTAVSYLGYATRYSSFARYNFANFLIGKEIYWAKMPWGVGTTNNTLYESHLLYGSNQQVVYPKLADEWEYIDNAKSRGYVHVVNPVLTADETILVRAEAEIMQKKYTEALNDMNTWITVHCSPSYGNMTRPTLTVASVKSFFDAQTTVPAEYDTSESMGIKKPLHPQGFTIDETQTNLLYALLQMRRIETCMQGLRFMDIKRYGIEFPHLIDGEKPIYFKAGDLRGALQLPADVIESGMEPNPRTN; encoded by the coding sequence ATGAAAAAGATAAGTGTTTTGCTTTTTGGATTAGGGCTTCTGAGCCTTTCTTCATGCAACGAGTTCCTGGACAAGCTGCCTGATGACCGTGCCGAGGTGAACACCTTTGAGAAGGTTACGCAGCTCGTGTCCTCAGCCTATGCGACGGCTTCTCCGGGTTTCCTGATGGAGTGGAGCAGCGACAACGTCACGGATAACGGTAAGACTTTCTATTATCAGCCGAGCCAGGACCAGGTATATCGCTGGCAGGATGTCAATACAAACGGTAATGACGACCCGCGGCAGGTGTGGGGATATGCCTATTATGCCGTCGGCAATGCCAATCAGGCACTGGCTGACCTCAGCAAGGTGACGGACGGCAACGTGGCTGCTGTGCGTGCCGAGGCTCTCCTCTGCCGTGCATGGGCGTTGTTCTGTCTGTCAAATGCTTTCTGTATGGCTTACGATGAGTCGAAGGCTGACAAATTCCTCGGGCTGCCTTATCCGAAAGAGGCGAACCAGACGGTTGACAGGCGTGGAACGCTGCGTGAACTCTATGAGAACATCAACGCCGACATAGAAGCTGCACTGCCTTATGTCAGCGAGGAGTATATGGCTGTTCCCAAGTACCACTTCAATCCACGTGCTGCCTATGCCTTTGCAGCTCGTTTCAACCTCTATTATCAGAAGTGGGAGAAGGCGGCAGAGTATGCTTCCAAGGCACTCGGCACACAGCCTGAATCGCTCATGCGTAATGTGGCACGTTACAGAACCCTGTCAGGAGGACGTAAGGAAATCCACGACAACTACATCAGTTCCAGTGAGAATGCCAACTTCATGCTCCAGACGGCTGTCTCTTATTTAGGTTATGCCACCCGTTACAGTTCCTTTGCCCGATATAATTTCGCCAACTTCCTCATCGGCAAGGAAATCTATTGGGCTAAGATGCCTTGGGGCGTGGGTACGACCAATAACACGCTCTATGAGTCACATCTCCTCTACGGTTCCAACCAGCAGGTGGTTTATCCGAAGCTGGCAGACGAGTGGGAGTACATTGATAATGCCAAGAGCAGGGGATATGTGCATGTGGTCAACCCGGTACTGACGGCTGACGAGACAATCCTTGTCCGTGCTGAGGCTGAGATCATGCAGAAGAAGTACACCGAGGCACTGAACGATATGAACACGTGGATAACGGTTCACTGCTCTCCCTCTTACGGTAACATGACGCGTCCCACGCTGACCGTCGCTTCCGTCAAGTCGTTCTTCGACGCCCAGACAACCGTCCCTGCCGAGTATGATACGAGCGAAAGCATGGGTATCAAGAAGCCTTTGCATCCACAGGGATTTACGATTGACGAGACACAGACCAACCTGCTCTATGCCTTGCTGCAGATGCGCCGCATAGAGACCTGCATGCAGGGACTGCGCTTCATGGACATCAAACGCTATGGCATTGAGTTCCCTCATCTGATTGACGGCGAGAAGCCCATCTACTTCAAGGCTGGCGACCTGCGTGGTGCCTTGCAGCTGCCGGCTGACGTCATTGAGTCAGGTATGGAACCAAACCCACGTACGAACTAA